Proteins from a genomic interval of Salvia splendens isolate huo1 unplaced genomic scaffold, SspV2 ctg368, whole genome shotgun sequence:
- the LOC121789898 gene encoding NADH dehydrogenase [ubiquinone] iron-sulfur protein 3 — protein MDNQFIFKYSWEILPKKWVQKMERSEHGNRSDTNTDYPFQLLCFLKLHTYTRVQVSIDICGVDYPSRKRRFEVVYNLLSTRYNSRIRVQTSADEVTRISPVVSLFPSAGRWEREVWDMFGVSSINHPDLRRISTDYGFEGHPLRKDLPLSGYVEVRYDDPEKRVVSEPIEMTQEFRYFDFASPWEQRSDG, from the coding sequence ATGGATAACCAATTCATTTTCAAATATAGTTGGGAGATTTTACCCAAGAAATGGGTCCAAAAAATGGAAAGATCGGAACATGGGAATAGATCTGATACCAATACGGACTACCCATTTCAATTGTTGTGCTTTCTTAAATTGCATACCTATACAAGGGTTCAAGTTTCGATCGATATTTGCGGAGTTGATTATCCCTCTCGAAAACGAAGATTTGAAGTGGTCTATAATTTACTGAGTACTCGGTATAACTCACGCATTCGTGTACAAACCAGTGCAGACGAAGTAACACGAATATCTCCGGTAGTAAGTCTATTTCCATCAGCCGGCCGGTGGGAGCGAGAAGTTTGGGATATGTTTGGTGTTTCTTCCATCAATCATCCGGATCTACGCCGTATATCAACAGATTATGGTTTCGAGGGTCATCCATTACGAAAAGACCTTCCTCTGAGTGGATATGTGGAAGTACGCTATGATGATCCAGAGAAACGTGTGGTTTCTGAACCCATTGAGATGACCCAAGAATTTCGCTATTTCGATTTTGCTAGTCCTTGGGAACAGCGTAGCGACGGCTAA
- the LOC121789895 gene encoding ATP synthase subunit a yields MKKKKSMLQQSPLDQFSIVPFFPLPIGRLYFSFTNASFFLLLTLIFVLFSFHLVTKKGGGKLVPNACQSVLELIYDFVPNLVNEQIGGLSGNVKQQFFPCISVTFTFSLFRNLQGMIPYSFTVTSHFIVTLGLSFSLFIGITIVGFSKNGLHFLSFSLPAGVPLPLAPFLVLLELIPHCFRALSLGIRLFANMMAGHSLVKILSGFAWTMLCMNDLFYFIGSTGPFFIVLALTGLELGVAILQAYVFTILICIYLNDAINLH; encoded by the coding sequence atgaaaaaaaagaaatccaTGTTACAGCAGAGCCCCCTTGATCAATTTTCCATTGTACCATTTTTTCCTCTTCCAATTGGAAGGTTGTATTTCTCATTCACAAATGCATCTTTCTTTCTTCTACTCACTCTCATTTTTGTcctattttcttttcatttagtTACTAAAAAGGGAGGAGGAAAGTTAGTACCAAATGCTTGTCAATCCGTGTTAGAGCTTATTTATGATTTTGTGCCGAACCTGGTAAACGAACAAATAGGTGGTCTTTCTGGCAATGTGAAACAACAGTTTTTCCCTTGCATCTCGGTTACTTTTACTTTTTCGTTATTTCGTAATCTGCAGGGTATGATCCCTTATAGCTTCACAGTAACAAGTCATTTTATCGTTACTTTGGGTctctcattttctctttttattggCATTACTATAGTGGGATTTTCAAAGAATGGTCTTCATTTTTTAAGCTTCTCATTACCCGCAGGAGTCCCACTTCCCTTAGCCCCTTTTTTAGTACTCCTTGAGCTAATCCCTCATTGTTTTCGCGCATTAAGCTTAGGAATACGTTTATTTGCTAATATGATGGCCGGTCATAGTTTAGTAAAGATTTTAAGTGGGTTCGCTTGGACTATGCTATGTATGAATgatcttttttatttcatagGGTCTACAGGTCCTTTCTTTATAGTTCTTGCATTAACTGGTCTTGAATTAGGCGTAGCTATATTACAAGCTTATGTTTTTACGATCTTAATCTGTATTTACTTGAATGATGCTATAAATCTTCATTAA